A portion of the Cololabis saira isolate AMF1-May2022 chromosome 17, fColSai1.1, whole genome shotgun sequence genome contains these proteins:
- the sfr1 gene encoding swi5-dependent recombination DNA repair protein 1 homolog — protein MDTTPKAVTLKPAYSTPCYSVDSSPTEFKEENHRHKLSASLKERLKRSRRSFISPLPVAKRLCVDDAETDGQQVSADSKGGNTDPSDAAQTIDENRNVSSGSERLPGPVAKPTLVPSEELVQRLKKEVKEKTETLRRLKMVKMYRCKNDLAQLQTLIDKWRSCAQAALYELQIDAPIDGRKADLSELMDLFGLEDGILQFDRTEDDFTT, from the exons ATGGATACCACTCCCAAAGCAGTTACATTAAAACCAGCGTACTCTACACCTTGTTATTCAGTCGACTCAAGCCCCACCGAGTTTAAAGAGGAAAAC CATCGCCATAAGCTAAGTGCCTCCTTGAAAGAGAGACTAAAGAGATCTCGCCGCTCCTTCATCTCCCCCCTGCCTGTGGCCAAACGCCTCTGTGTGGATGATGCAGAGACGGATGGCCAACAGGTTTCAGCAGACTCCAAGGGGGGAAATACTGATCCATCAGATGCTGCACAGACAATTGATGAAAACAGGAATGTAAGTTCAGGGAGTGAGCGGCTTCCTGGACCTGTGGCCAAACCTACACTTGTCCCTTCAGAAGAATTAGTACAACGACTGAAGAAGGAggttaaagaaaaaacagaaacccTGCGTCGACTTAAGATGGTTAAAATGTACAGGTGTAAG AATGATCTAGCACAGCTCCAAACTCTGATTGACAAGTGGCGGAGTTGTGCTCAGGCTGCGTTGTATGAGCTCCAGATTGATGCCCCCATAGATGGACGAAAGGCCGACCTGTCTGAGCTTATGGACCTCTTCGGTCTAGAAGATGGTATTCTACAATTTGACCGCACAGAAGACGACTTCACTACTTAA